The region TACAATTACACTTTAGAGCTCCCTCAAAACAAAGGGCCTGACAATATGCCGGGCCCTTTGTTTTTGTCGCTAAGCTGATCCCTACTGCTGCAGGCCCAGCACCTCGGTGCCCTGCTCAAACACTATATCCACCGGGATGTTGGCTTTCGACAGGCGGTCCAGGTCTGCCTGCAGTTGCGGGCTGATCTGCCCCTGCTCGTTCAGCAGCGTACCCACACCAGCGTAGTCGCCGTTGCCTTGGAGCGTCAGGATCTTCTCCGACAGCTTATTCATCGCCTCGCGCATTTTCTCGTAGTTCACGCGGTACTTGCCGGTTTCCTCATCGCGCTCAAAGGCACCGTTCTCCCTAAAGAAGTTGAAGCGTACCATATTGGCCTTGCCGTGCGCACTGGCCGCCCCGAAACGCACCGAACGGAAGATACCCGCCAGGAAGGTCGTATAATACTCCTTCAGGTCGCCTTCCAGTTCGCCTTTCTCATGCAGTTGCGTGATCATGTACAGACCCAGGATATCTGCCTTACCCTCTTCCAGCGCGGAGGCATGCTCTTTCAGGGCCTCACGCACTGTGCCTTTGTTGTTGATCGTGTTCTTGATGCCCAGCCCGTGCGCTACCTCGTGGAACATGGTATTGGCAAAGAAGGCATCGAAGGTAACATACTGCTGCTGGTCCTCCGCGATCAGTTCCTCGGCAATCGGCTCCATGATCTTGTCGAACTTGGCCTGCATGGCATTCTTGAGCTGCAGGCGGCGCGTACCCTTCTTCAGCTGCACCTCCTCATCGTTGGGCAGGTTGATGGCAATGGTCTTGCTGCCTGCGTTGCTGTCGCCGGCATAGTATACCACGTCGTAGGCGTTCAGATCAGAGTCGGTGCCCGGGGTCTCGGTTTTATACTGGGCCGGCACCGGAAGCCCTTGCTGCAGCTCCGGCAGGAAAGCCGCATACTTGGAGAGGCGCTCGCTCCATTCCATATCCTTCACCAGCACGTAGGCCTCATGCGCCGCCTTGTAGCCGAACAGCTTGTCCTCATACGTCTCGATAGGGCCGATCACCAGGTCGAGCCTGTTGGTCTTCATGTCCATCCAGGCCAGGTCCGACGGCTGGTAATTGTCTGTTAGCATGGCCTCGGCACGCAGGGTCAGGTACTTTTTTAGGCCAGCATCCTCAGCCAGGGCAGCAGCCTGCTTCAGCAGATCCGATACGCGCTGCACCTCCTCCCTGAACTGCACGTGGTACGGCACCGTGATCAGCTTCCCGTTCTCATCACGGCGCAGGAAAGTATACTGGCTGGCCTTGTCAGACAGGTTGGCCTGCTCAAACTCCTCCTTCGTCATATCGGCCGGGTAGAAGTTGGCACCGTCTGGCTTTGGTCCTACTCCCGGTATAAATGGTTCGTTGTTGTCCAGGCGGTCCCAGGGGCCATAATTAATTTGTACATATTTTTGGGCGGCCTCATTGTCCAGCGCAGTCAGCAGCGAATCGCGCTTGCCGTAGGCTTCGTACCAGAAGAGCTTGTTCATGATATCCGATGCCTCTATCAGCAGCGGGATCATTTTCCGTTCGTTCTCGCTCAGGTGGCTCAGGTCAGCGGTAAGGCGCACCGAAGTATAGGTGTCCACCTTCTGCTGCAGTTCGTCTGTGGCAACGGCTTCTGTGGTTTGCTCTGCGCCATCGGTGCTGCTGTTGCTACAGCCCATGGTAGCGGCTGCCAGGGCAGAGGCGAAAAGTATGTGGCGTGGTTTCATACGATAGTTTAGGATTAGTTTTACTGATGAAGATAGTGGTTTTTGGGGTTTTGGCAAAGGGGGAGGTTTGTTCTTCGGCTATACTTTCTTTACTGTTTTCTGCAGGGTGATAGTGACATTTGTTGCGCGGTCCCTCGCTGCCCGTGGCTTTTTATACTTTGGCTATACTTTATACTTTTTCTGGCGCAAGCGTCCGCTTGTGCCTTTTTATACTTGATACTTGCTGTTCCGGACATCCCTGTCCTGAACCAAAGCTGCTACGGACTTTCTAATCCGCGTAAGCCATACTTTTATACTTGCAGCTATACTTTAATCATACTTCCGCTCTTTCGGATTTGCAATCTGCGCGAGCCATACTTTATACTTTCTCATTTTATACTTCCATAGCCCCTGCTTCCTTCCACTTGAACCAAGCTATACTTGTTAGCTACTGTTCATCCACGGCTTTACAACCTGCTCTTTTCATAGCAAGCTTTGGTGCTCTCCAGCCCGCGAGGGCTCGTCCTGGGGTAGGGGCCCTCAATAAGGCCATCGCGCTGTCTATTGAAGCTGCTCCTCGCTGCCGCTCCGGGCTGCTGAGCAAGCTCAGCACCGCATCAATAGAAGGCGCTCAACCCAAGGACTGGGATCACATTGGATAGCTGCTGCTATGCGCTTAAGCTAAGTCCCCCTTTGAAAGGGGCAGGGGGATCACCCTGAATAGCCCATGCCATGAAGCTTATACTTCTGAAATGGCAGCCACAGAAATTCCCCTCCTTGGAGGGGCCAGGGGTGGGTTTATACTTGTAGGGACAGGTCGCGACCTGTCCGCGGGATGCAGGATCCTATGAAACTTATACTTGGGTTAAAGCAATAACAGACTCCTCTCCTGAGGGTAGTGCCCTCAAAAAAGTCAAATCTAGGATCCCGGACTTGTTTCGGGAGAGGGATAGGGGTGGTTGGACACGGTGCTGCAAGAACAAAAAAGGGAAGTAACTGCAGTTGCTTCCCTTTTTAAAGTTTAAAAGTATAAAATCCCGCCTCTAAAACAACCCAAACAGCTCGCGCTGTATCTTTTCAATAATTGTTCCCAGGTCCTCCGGGTTAGCCACAAAATCGAGGTTGTTTACGTCTACCACGAGCAGTTTGCCCAGGTCATAGTTGCCCATCCAGCTGTTGTAGTGCTCGTTCAGATTGCGCAGGTAGTTAATGCTGATGCTGCTTTCGTAGTCGCGGTTGCGTTTCTCTATCTGGCCTATCAGCTTCGGCAGGTCGGCTTTCAGGTAGATCATCAGGTCGGGCGCCTTCACCATGCTGATCATGGACTGGAACAGCGCGTGGTAGTTCTCATAGTCGCGGGTGCTCATCAGGCCGGACTGGTGCAGGTTTTTGGCGAAGATGTAGGCATCCTCGTAAATGGTGCGGTCCTGGATTACATCCTTATTAACGGCCTGTATCTGCTGCACCTGGTTAAAGCGGCTGTTCAGGAAGTAAACCTGCAGATGGAAGGCCCAGCGTTCCATGTCCTCGTAAAAATCCTTCAGGTAGGGGTTGTTGTCCACTGCCTCCAGGTATAGATCCCAGTTAAAGTGTTGGGCCAGCTTGGTAGCCAGCGTAGTTTTGCCGGCGCCAATGTTGCCAACGATCGCGATATGCATGGTAATCTGTTAATTGAAAACTTAAGGGTTACAAAAGTAACAGATTTTAGCGCAGCATTATCTACAAATTCCCCACGGGGTTATCAACATCGGGAAAAAACATAAATGCATACTTGCTCACCGGTTAGGCACGCCAGACCACGGACGCCAGAAGCGAAGGCCGCCCCCGCACAAAGTATGGATGAGGGTTGCTCTAATAATTTCCCCTACTCTTCGATTGCCACAGCCTCTTTTCTTGTTTTGATCCTTGAAACGACATGTGCTCCCACCTCCTTGCCTTGCGCGGCACCGTTCACAATGGCCGGCATAAAGTGGATGCCTCCATACAGGCGGCTCATGGCGGCTTCTTCAGCGGCCTGCTGAAAGGAACTAAAAGACCGGACAGGCAAGCCATAGGCGACCTCGGTTGAGTCTACATAGGCAAATGAAGGCCCAAACAGATCGGTCAGGACTACAGCCGCCGCGTTTGATATCACGCTATGCCCGCTGGGGTACTCCGGGAAGGGAGGCGTCTGTAGCAGCGGCACCCACTTCTCATCTACCAGCATGTTGATGGCTGTTTCCGGCCGTATGCAGTCACTGCGGTACTTTTCGTCCCAGCAGCTGATAAACCCATCGGCCAGCGAAACCGATACCCGCAGGTAAGCTTCCAGGGTTTCCATCATATCGGCTTCTGCCTTCCGTGATGCAATGCCCGTGATCCCCATCCAGTGTCCGCCCGGTGTGATCTTCTTAGTGGCGTACATCACATGCCCTACCGTGTGCATTACAAAGGGGTTGCAGTCCCAGAAGCTCGCGATCTCCCGCTGTTCTTCTGTCAGCTGGTTGGTGGTTTCATAAACAGCCAGCATGTCTTTATAAAAATCGCTTTCCTTATCGGTGCTGAAAACAGAAGGTGTGGCCGGAGCAAACTGACTGCAGGAGTCCAGCACGAAAGGGCGGACTTTAAACCAGAAAGGCTCTACGGCGTCCATGTAAGCCGGGGGCGTAGGCACCCAGCGGCCGGGAGCCTGAGACACAGTATGGCGGTAGCCTCTGGTCTGTTTGTAGCCATCCTCTGCCGCGTACGCCAGGATGCTTTCCGCTGCTACTTGGCCATA is a window of Pontibacter kalidii DNA encoding:
- a CDS encoding deoxynucleoside kinase — encoded protein: MHIAIVGNIGAGKTTLATKLAQHFNWDLYLEAVDNNPYLKDFYEDMERWAFHLQVYFLNSRFNQVQQIQAVNKDVIQDRTIYEDAYIFAKNLHQSGLMSTRDYENYHALFQSMISMVKAPDLMIYLKADLPKLIGQIEKRNRDYESSISINYLRNLNEHYNSWMGNYDLGKLLVVDVNNLDFVANPEDLGTIIEKIQRELFGLF
- a CDS encoding dipeptidyl-peptidase 3 family protein; its protein translation is MKPRHILFASALAAATMGCSNSSTDGAEQTTEAVATDELQQKVDTYTSVRLTADLSHLSENERKMIPLLIEASDIMNKLFWYEAYGKRDSLLTALDNEAAQKYVQINYGPWDRLDNNEPFIPGVGPKPDGANFYPADMTKEEFEQANLSDKASQYTFLRRDENGKLITVPYHVQFREEVQRVSDLLKQAAALAEDAGLKKYLTLRAEAMLTDNYQPSDLAWMDMKTNRLDLVIGPIETYEDKLFGYKAAHEAYVLVKDMEWSERLSKYAAFLPELQQGLPVPAQYKTETPGTDSDLNAYDVVYYAGDSNAGSKTIAINLPNDEEVQLKKGTRRLQLKNAMQAKFDKIMEPIAEELIAEDQQQYVTFDAFFANTMFHEVAHGLGIKNTINNKGTVREALKEHASALEEGKADILGLYMITQLHEKGELEGDLKEYYTTFLAGIFRSVRFGAASAHGKANMVRFNFFRENGAFERDEETGKYRVNYEKMREAMNKLSEKILTLQGNGDYAGVGTLLNEQGQISPQLQADLDRLSKANIPVDIVFEQGTEVLGLQQ
- a CDS encoding vanadium-dependent haloperoxidase, coding for MKKPFTFVSLLFLVWGVVAGCQDKNADYRQAAANPEFLHRSVKKLTDIIMHDIFSPPVASRIYTYPQIAAYEVLLHDYPAYQSLEGQLNGFEGIPQPAADSVYCFPLASLNAFLTVSRSLIFSSDMLDAFEEQLHKEYREMGVPKDVFDRSVRYGQVAAESILAYAAEDGYKQTRGYRHTVSQAPGRWVPTPPAYMDAVEPFWFKVRPFVLDSCSQFAPATPSVFSTDKESDFYKDMLAVYETTNQLTEEQREIASFWDCNPFVMHTVGHVMYATKKITPGGHWMGITGIASRKAEADMMETLEAYLRVSVSLADGFISCWDEKYRSDCIRPETAINMLVDEKWVPLLQTPPFPEYPSGHSVISNAAAVVLTDLFGPSFAYVDSTEVAYGLPVRSFSSFQQAAEEAAMSRLYGGIHFMPAIVNGAAQGKEVGAHVVSRIKTRKEAVAIEE